Proteins from a single region of Ziziphus jujuba cultivar Dongzao chromosome 1, ASM3175591v1:
- the LOC107416621 gene encoding disease resistance protein RPM1-like, with the protein MKKKKSKAVLGRHCIFLIVSGKKIKLGMAETAVGIAIDHLVRLLTQEANLSRGVRSKVSGMKNELEAIQCFLKDADMKADLEAQGSEASGRAAGVRLWVKELREVAFHIEDIIDEYAFHLERHPGRTDHDCFIASLGKVGRSIIKLKARHHIASGIQEIRKAVVEIKERSQRYGFDSIDSTYDRRYVSGYDPRKGSMYLEDDDVVGIEFPRDELVGWLLNKDLQPRRAVISVVGMGGLGKTTLARKVYDLVRNRFDCHAWITVSQSYRKEELLKNVIKQFCKGNDRPAPEGIDSMDEDALTEQVRVYLEQKRYVVFFDDVWKRDFWRDIEHALLDNKIGGRIVITTRSKQVGEFCKLSSVVYVHELKPLNPEKARELFCKKAFQFEVMGLCTPELKDLSHQIVERCGGLPLAVVAVGGLLSTKDKTIYEWKNLRDSLSSELESNLHLTSIQEILSLSYYDLPYRLKCCFLYFGMYPEDYSIRQSRLIRQWISEGFVKPRKDKTLEEVAQEYLTELIDRSLVQKSHPRFRPEYSKHCHVHDLLHEVIRTKMMELSFCHVLSEKGSTFSGGLATRRISIVNGSCNVLHNVNQSFQVRSILNLNSSDKILTKSIWRTFTKNCKLVKVLDFQDCILDYIHKDIGNLYHLRYLNISNTKVKMLPRSIGKLINLETLDVCGSFVVEIPAEIKRLSKLRWLSGYNEIEFNSDNPHLNPCQSKGIKVHEGIGCLEALQTLGHVDASETGVKVIKEFGKLTQLRGLGICNLRSEDGRILFGCIEKKMTHLKNLCVTTMSEDDTSFDSEWLSSLPQTLETLQLKAPVRKLPESITRLQYLEQLNIKWSKLEEDPVKTLKNLHNLVCMGITYDAYTGEEMQFEKGVFPKLKCLHISHLSVLKSLVNRGRSIVLSSKAFDWSLPKTTEGAHWHPAFETT; encoded by the coding sequence atgaagaagaaaaagagtaaagCTGTGTTGGGAAGACATTGCATATTTCTCATCGTGAGTGGTAAGAAGATAAAGCTTGGAATGGCGGAGACGGCAGTAGGCATTGCTATCGATCACCTCGTCCGATTGCTGACCCAAGAAGCAAACTTGTCGAGAGGCGTTCGCTCTAAAGTTTCGGGAATGAAAAATGAACTGGAAGCCATTCAGTGTTTCCTCAAAGACGCAGATATGAAGGCAGATCTGGAAGCCCAAGGATCAGAAGCAAGTGGTAGAGCTGCAGGTGTTAGATTATGGGTGAAGGAACTAAGGGAAGTGGCCTTCCACATCGAAGATATCATTGACGAATACGCATTCCACTTGGAGCGACATCCCGGCCGTACTGATCATGATTGCTTCATTGCTTCCCTTGGCAAAGTTGGTCGCTCCATCATCAAACTAAAAGCACGCCACCATATTGCATCTGGCATACAAGAGATCCGAAAAGCAGTTGTTGAAATCAAGGAAAGAAGTCAAAGGTATGGCTTTGATTCAATTGATTCAACATATGATCGTCGATATGTTTCAGGGTACGATCCTCGAAAAGGTTCCATGTATCTTGAGGATGATGATGTTGTGGGGATTGAGTTTCCAAGAGATGAATTGGTTGGTTGGTTGTTAAATAAGGATTTACAACCTCGACGAGCTGTGATTTCAGTGGTAGGGATGGGGGGACTAGGCAAGACAACTCTTGCCAGAAAGGTCTATGATTTAGTCAGAAATCGTTTTGATTGCCATGCCTGGATAACAGTTTCTCAATCATACCGGAAGGAGGAGCTACTAAAGAACGTCATAAAGCAGTTCTGCAAGGGAAACGACCGACCTGCTCCTGAGGGAATCGATTCAATGGATGAAGACGCACTGACAGAGCAAGTAAGGGTATATTTGGAGCAAAAGAGGTACGTTGTTTTTTTCGATGATGTTTGGAAAAGAGATTTTTGGCGGGATATAGAACATGCTTTGCTTGATAATAAAATTGGTGGGAGGATAGTGATTACGACGCGAAGCAAGCAGGTTGGGGAATTTTGCAAACTTTCTTCTGTTGTATATGTCCATGAACTTAAGCCTTTAAATCCAGAAAAGGCTCGAGAACTCTTTTGCAAGAAGGCTTTTCAATTTGAAGTCATGGGACTTTGTACCCCTGAATTGAAGGATTTGTCTCATCAAATTgttgaaagatgtggaggactACCACTTGCAGTTGTAGCCGTAGGTGGACTTCTATCCACAAAAGACAAGACAATCTATGAGTGGAAGAATTTACGCGACAGTCTCAGTTCCGAGTTGGAGAGTAATCTCCATCTCACAAGCATACAAGAAATCTTATCCCTCAGTTATTATGATCTGCCTTACCGCCTTAAATGTTGTTTCTTGTACTTCGGCATGTACCCAGAGGATTATTCTATTCGGCAATCTAGGTTAATTCGACAATGGATTTCTGAAGGTTTTGTGAAACCAAGGAAGGATAAAACACTGGAAGAAGTAGCACAAGAATACTTGACTGAGCTAATAGATAGAAGTCTAGTTCAGAAGTCACACCCTCGTTTTCGGCCCGAATATTCTAAACATTGTCATGTCCATGATCTTCTACATGAAGTTATTCGGACAAAAATGATGGAGTTGAGTTTCTGTCACGTTTTGTCTGAAAAGGGATCAACTTTTAGTGGAGGACTAGCTACTCGACGCATATCTATTGTCAATGGTTCATGCAATGTTCTTCACAATGTTAACCAAAGCTTTCAGGTTCGTAGCATTTTGAACTTAAATAgtagtgataaaatattgacCAAGTCTATTTGGAGAACATTCACGAAGAATTGCAAGCTTGTAAAAGTGCTAGATTTTCAAGATTGTATATTGGATTATATTCACAAGGATATTGGAAATTTATACCATTTAAGATACTTGAATATTAGTAACACGAAAGTAAAGATGCTCCCAAGGTCCATAGGAAAACTGATAAATCTTGAGACCTTGGATGTATGTGGCTCATTTGTAGTTGAGATACCGGCTGAGATTAAAAGGCTTAGTAAGCTGCGGTGGCTGTCAGGTTATAATGAGATTGAGTTCAATTCAGACAACCCACACTTAAATCCATGTCAAAGTAAAGGAATAAAAGTGCATGAGGGGATTGGGTGTTTAGAAGCCTTGCAAACGTTAGGACATGTGGATGCGAGTGAAACAGGGGTTAAGGTAATAAAAGAGTTTGGAAAATTAACACAGTTGAGGGGTTTGGGCATCTGTAACCTGAGAAGTGAAGATGGAAGGATTCTATTTGGGTGTATCGAGAAGAAGATGACCCACCTAAAAAATCTGTGTGTAACTACAATGAGTGAAGATGATACCTCGTTTGATTCTGAATGGCTGTCATCCTTACCACAAACTCTTGAGACTCTGCAATTAAAAGCTCCCGTAAGGAAGTTGCCAGAATCGATAACCAGGCTTCAATATCTagaacaattaaatattaaatggtCAAAATTAGAAGAGGATCCGGTGAAAACCCTTAAAAATCTGCATAACTTGGTGTGCATGGGGATAACGTACGATGCCTATACTGGTGAGGAGATGCAGTTTGAGAAGGGAGTGTTTCCAAAATTGAAGTGTCTTCATATCTCGCATTTGAGTGTATTGAAATCATTAGTCAATAGAGGAAGGAGCATTGTCTTGTCTTCAAAAGCTTTTGATTGGTCCCTGCCCAAAACTACTGAAGGTGCCCATTGGCATCCAGCATTTGAAAcaacttga